Proteins encoded by one window of Taeniopygia guttata chromosome 1A, bTaeGut7.mat, whole genome shotgun sequence:
- the WASHC3 gene encoding WASH complex subunit 3 isoform X2, with protein sequence MDEDGLPIVGSGIDLTKVPAIQQKRTVAFLNQFVVHTVQFLNRFSTVCEEKLSALSLRIQQIETTLNILDAKLSSIPGLEDVKFEVSSANVNSVTNGPVAQAATDQQTAGSPQSGNNTQEEGLQKTEVVTENVTTVAKDPRYARYLKMVQVGVPVMAIRNKMISEGLNPDLLETPDAPVPAWGDDGKTEDSSDSESSFSD encoded by the exons ATGGACGAGGACGGGCTGCCCATCGTGGGCTCCGGCATCGACCTCACCAAG gTTCCTGCTATTCAGCAGAAAAGAACTGTAGCATTTCTAAACCAGTTTGTTGTTCACACAGTGCAGTTTCTCAACCGCTTTTCTACTGTTTGTGAAGAG AAATTGTCAGCGCTCTCTCTCCGTATACAACAAATTGAAACCACACTCAATATTCTGGATGCAAAG TTATCCTCGATTCCTGGCCTAGAAGATGTCAAATTTGAAGTGTCCAGTGCAAATGTCAACAGTGTTACAAATGGTcctgtggcacaggctgctACAGATCAACAGACAGCTGGATCACCTCAATCTGGA AACAATACACAAGAGGAAGGGTTACAGAAGACGGAGGTAGTAACAGAAAATGTCACAACTGTGGCCAAGGATCCAAGATATGCCAGATACCTCAAAATGGTACAAGTG GGTGTTCCTGTAATGGCAATACGAAACAAAATGATTTCTGAGGGGCTAAATCCAGATCTTCTTGA GACCCCAGATGCCCCTGTGCCTGCCTGGGGAGATGATGGCAAAACAGAAGACAGTTCTGATAGTGAATCCTCATTCAGTGACTGA
- the WASHC3 gene encoding WASH complex subunit 3 isoform X1, with product MDEDGLPIVGSGIDLTKVPAIQQKRTVAFLNQFVVHTVQFLNRFSTVCEEKLSALSLRIQQIETTLNILDAKLSSIPGLEDVKFEVSSANVNSVTNGPVAQAATDQQTAGSPQSGQNNTQEEGLQKTEVVTENVTTVAKDPRYARYLKMVQVGVPVMAIRNKMISEGLNPDLLETPDAPVPAWGDDGKTEDSSDSESSFSD from the exons ATGGACGAGGACGGGCTGCCCATCGTGGGCTCCGGCATCGACCTCACCAAG gTTCCTGCTATTCAGCAGAAAAGAACTGTAGCATTTCTAAACCAGTTTGTTGTTCACACAGTGCAGTTTCTCAACCGCTTTTCTACTGTTTGTGAAGAG AAATTGTCAGCGCTCTCTCTCCGTATACAACAAATTGAAACCACACTCAATATTCTGGATGCAAAG TTATCCTCGATTCCTGGCCTAGAAGATGTCAAATTTGAAGTGTCCAGTGCAAATGTCAACAGTGTTACAAATGGTcctgtggcacaggctgctACAGATCAACAGACAGCTGGATCACCTCAATCTGGA CAGAACAATACACAAGAGGAAGGGTTACAGAAGACGGAGGTAGTAACAGAAAATGTCACAACTGTGGCCAAGGATCCAAGATATGCCAGATACCTCAAAATGGTACAAGTG GGTGTTCCTGTAATGGCAATACGAAACAAAATGATTTCTGAGGGGCTAAATCCAGATCTTCTTGA GACCCCAGATGCCCCTGTGCCTGCCTGGGGAGATGATGGCAAAACAGAAGACAGTTCTGATAGTGAATCCTCATTCAGTGACTGA